The following are from one region of the Triticum aestivum cultivar Chinese Spring unplaced genomic scaffold, IWGSC CS RefSeq v2.1 scaffold51793, whole genome shotgun sequence genome:
- the LOC123175892 gene encoding uncharacterized protein produces MEYASRTAEWRIHPWADGIHMPAHAQSMRPMLAAAAGLIFSRYDRNSSLLLDTSTMAFSFSIVPLPVTIATHTMMPPGAYAIGDTEAGVCCLLLMVGRTTLQVWLLKKKDGGGGHAWELEKQSHIGWLDSFNRRFGVQMVAAGIAIVYCMSCKYSHFVIDLKDLSLKDKFRCHRTMAYPFQMPWPPAALVPTSPCERPTTPQTYACRDAENQHEAPSSSRKRKSNDEMEPCISPASLKNEFIR; encoded by the exons ATGGAGTACGCCTCCCGCACAGCCGAGTGGCGCATCCACCCGTGGGCGGACGGCATCCACATGCCTGCGCATGCGCAGAGCATGCGACCGATGCTCGCTGCCGCGGCCGGGCTCATCTTTTCGAGATATGACCGGAACTCCTCGCTCCTGCTCGATACAAGCACCATGGCATTCTCCTTCTCCATCGTCCCTCTCCCAGTTACAATAGCGACGCACACGATGATGCCGCCGGGAGCATACGCCATCGGAGACACCGAGGCCGGTGTGTGTTGCCTTTTGCTTATGGTCGGCAGGACTACGCTGCAAGTCTGGCTACTCAAGAagaaggacggcggcggcgggcatgCGTGGGAGTTGGAGAAGCAAAGCCATATAGGCTGGCTGGACAGCTTCAACCGGCGGTTTGGTGTCCAAATGGTGGCTGCTGGGATCGCAATTGTTTACTGCATGAGTTGCAAGTATTCTCACTTTGTCATTGATCTCAAGGACCTGAGCCTCAAGGATAAGTTCCGTTGTCATCGAACCATGGCGTACCCTTTCCAAATGCCATGGCCACCTGCTGCGTTGGTGCCTACTTCTCCGTGCGAACGGCCCACCACACCCCAAACATATGCATGCCGAG ATGCTGAAAATCAACACGAAGCACCTTCTTCTAGTAGGAAGCGCAAGAGCAATGATGAAATGGAGCCATGTATTTCCCCAGCTTCTTTGAAGAATGAATTCATCAGATAA